The following coding sequences are from one Leptolyngbya sp. NIES-3755 window:
- a CDS encoding peptidase M50 (similar to AA sequence:cyanobase_aa:LBDG_41020) produces MFTALTILVAVGILGWGFNRARPYGKIGILAWLQSVVLMAPWILFFGLFAAGIYLNLAGMLLLFVVSTSVYIWIGRQLRAEGQEFLAKRAAAKVAIESALSDSDSGTSPAPAPVPQPNPVSIPNEDLQTIKGIFGIDTFFLTETIPYQDGVVFQGNLRGEPEPTLAKLTDSLTAQLGDRYRLFLIENQDEKPVVIVLPSKNDPKPLNLTQTLLSIVLFLATIAASLETGGILLGFDFYGSPERYSEVLPFSLGILSVLLAHELGHWIAAKRYQVRMNLPFFIPTWQIGSFGAITRFASLLPSRTALFDIAVAGPIAGGLVAFGMLITGLFLSHEGSGFKVPTQFFEGSILVGTLARVIMGTAVQQSIVDVNPLVVLGWIGLVVTAINVMPAGQLDGGRIVQAIYGRKIAGRATVATIVILGLASLVNPLALYWAIVIVVLQRNPERPSLNEISEPDDARAAIALVVLFLMVTILLPLTPSLAGRLGIGG; encoded by the coding sequence ATGTTTACTGCGCTTACAATTTTAGTAGCTGTAGGAATTTTAGGATGGGGCTTTAATCGGGCACGTCCTTACGGCAAAATTGGCATTCTGGCATGGCTTCAGTCAGTGGTGCTGATGGCTCCGTGGATTTTGTTCTTTGGCTTGTTTGCCGCAGGAATTTACCTCAATCTGGCGGGAATGCTGCTGCTGTTTGTGGTTTCGACTAGCGTGTATATCTGGATTGGACGACAGTTACGGGCAGAAGGACAAGAATTTTTGGCAAAACGAGCGGCGGCAAAAGTGGCAATTGAATCTGCCCTTTCCGATTCTGATTCGGGAACCTCGCCTGCCCCGGCTCCAGTTCCTCAACCTAATCCCGTTTCGATTCCCAATGAAGATCTGCAAACGATCAAAGGGATTTTCGGAATCGATACGTTTTTCCTGACTGAAACGATTCCGTATCAGGATGGAGTCGTTTTTCAAGGCAATCTGCGCGGTGAACCTGAACCGACTTTGGCAAAATTGACCGACAGTTTGACGGCACAATTGGGCGATCGATATCGGTTATTCCTAATCGAAAACCAAGATGAAAAGCCTGTGGTAATTGTCTTGCCGAGTAAGAACGACCCAAAGCCGTTGAATCTGACACAGACATTGTTATCGATCGTGCTTTTCTTGGCAACGATCGCAGCGAGTTTGGAAACGGGTGGCATTCTCTTAGGATTCGATTTCTACGGTTCTCCAGAGCGCTATTCAGAAGTGCTGCCGTTCAGTTTAGGAATTCTTAGTGTTTTATTGGCGCACGAATTGGGACACTGGATCGCAGCAAAGCGTTATCAAGTTCGGATGAATTTGCCATTTTTTATTCCAACCTGGCAAATTGGATCGTTTGGTGCAATTACTCGATTTGCGTCGCTGCTTCCGAGTCGAACGGCTCTGTTTGATATTGCAGTGGCAGGACCGATCGCAGGCGGGTTAGTGGCGTTTGGAATGCTAATTACAGGTCTGTTTCTGTCTCACGAAGGATCTGGATTCAAAGTTCCAACTCAGTTCTTTGAAGGTTCGATTCTGGTCGGAACATTAGCACGAGTGATTATGGGAACGGCGGTTCAACAATCGATCGTAGACGTGAATCCGCTCGTTGTTCTGGGCTGGATTGGATTAGTCGTGACTGCGATTAATGTGATGCCAGCGGGACAGCTTGACGGTGGACGAATCGTTCAAGCCATTTATGGACGAAAGATCGCGGGTCGGGCAACGGTCGCAACGATCGTCATTCTCGGTCTGGCTTCGTTGGTTAATCCGTTGGCACTGTATTGGGCGATCGTGATTGTGGTTCTGCAACGGAATCCAGAGCGTCCGAGCTTGAATGAAATTAGCGAACCGGATGATGCACGAGCAGCGATCGCATTAGTGGTTTTATTTTTGATGGTGACGATTCTTTTACCCCTGACTCCGAGCCTTGCTGGAAGGTTGGGAATTGGTGGATGA
- a CDS encoding hypothetical protein (similar to AA sequence:cyanobase_aa:CYA_0631), which produces MIDAPQIFLLIDLNTFFACKPYEWLEFSKVGRCYVPQIVYEELDAWATSRSQSHESRIAREFRRFMLESDWQLTRGASPTPTGTLISTESRPITRRARLALDVKNSAEDLARSSIGRLVVVVSNDRALIQQVLALNLDNLTGIPVSTLLTWSRSKRQPPIVLQQVRSMQTHSLLLTTGSSRTSISRVDSPKLPPHPVYQNSWVDRLIPLFIILGGLTLGWIIAHSLMLSQTAGKPTVELPRH; this is translated from the coding sequence ATGATTGATGCTCCTCAGATTTTTTTATTAATCGACCTCAATACTTTTTTCGCCTGTAAGCCTTACGAATGGCTGGAATTTAGCAAAGTTGGACGCTGTTATGTGCCGCAAATTGTTTATGAAGAGCTAGACGCTTGGGCAACGAGTCGGAGTCAATCACACGAATCTAGAATTGCTAGAGAATTTCGTCGATTCATGCTCGAAAGCGATTGGCAATTAACACGAGGAGCTTCGCCCACCCCTACGGGAACGCTAATTTCAACTGAATCTAGACCGATTACTCGGCGGGCGCGACTTGCCTTAGATGTGAAAAATTCGGCTGAAGATTTAGCTCGATCGAGCATCGGTCGATTAGTCGTTGTTGTGTCAAACGATCGAGCTTTAATTCAGCAAGTTCTCGCTCTGAATTTAGATAATCTCACGGGCATTCCAGTCAGTACACTCCTAACTTGGAGCCGAAGCAAGCGACAACCTCCGATCGTGCTTCAACAGGTACGATCAATGCAAACCCATTCTCTACTCCTGACAACTGGGAGTTCTCGCACTTCAATCTCTCGCGTCGATTCTCCGAAGTTGCCCCCCCATCCGGTGTATCAGAACTCGTGGGTCGATCGTTTGATCCCGCTGTTCATCATTCTGGGTGGACTCACTTTGGGATGGATCATTGCCCATTCGTTGATGCTGTCTCAGACTGCGGGGAAACCAACGGTCGAACTTCCTCGTCATTAA
- a CDS encoding hypothetical protein (conserved hypothetical protein;~similar to AA sequence:cyanobase_aa:LBDG_41030) translates to MRPQLPLKLISSIALISTLSLMSGIPLLQASAAPARSTTELLDYAYPKSLSWRVRRDLARRVGIPANNLRVMEAQRQTWRDACLELAAPDELCAQQLVEGWRIVVAHGQQTWTYHTDANGRSMRLESADRAVTLPRNVVFRSQSSGGFAGQSYETVLFTDGRVQQKLTFVGGKNAPVRSWRVSPERVRAFQQLLDREQFQTFNQKTFPATPGAADFFVVRLTSPNSSVEYADIEQEKLPRSLKTVIQAWDSLR, encoded by the coding sequence ATGCGTCCCCAGTTGCCCTTGAAGCTAATTTCCTCGATCGCGCTCATCAGCACACTCTCTTTGATGAGCGGAATTCCATTGTTGCAAGCCTCCGCTGCTCCAGCGCGATCGACAACGGAATTACTCGATTACGCTTATCCGAAATCGCTGAGTTGGAGAGTTCGACGGGATTTGGCTCGACGAGTTGGCATTCCTGCAAACAATCTGCGAGTGATGGAAGCTCAGCGGCAAACCTGGAGAGATGCTTGTCTAGAACTCGCTGCACCTGATGAATTGTGTGCTCAGCAATTGGTGGAAGGTTGGCGAATCGTCGTGGCACATGGACAGCAAACTTGGACGTACCACACCGATGCAAATGGTCGATCGATGCGATTAGAATCTGCCGATCGCGCTGTGACTCTGCCGCGAAATGTCGTTTTTCGATCGCAGTCTTCAGGCGGTTTCGCGGGTCAATCTTACGAAACGGTTCTCTTCACCGATGGCAGAGTTCAACAAAAACTCACCTTTGTTGGTGGAAAAAATGCTCCGGTTCGCTCTTGGCGAGTTTCTCCTGAGAGAGTTCGAGCATTTCAACAATTGCTCGATCGAGAACAGTTCCAAACTTTCAATCAGAAAACTTTTCCTGCCACCCCAGGAGCCGCAGATTTCTTCGTCGTTCGCTTGACCAGTCCGAATAGCAGCGTCGAGTATGCCGACATTGAGCAAGAAAAATTACCTCGATCGCTCAAAACCGTCATTCAAGCTTGGGATTCGTTGCGGTAA
- a CDS encoding stage ii sporulation protein E (similar to AA sequence:cyanobase_aa:LBDG_41040): MRRESSPKLKLLIVDDEPDNLDLLYRTFRRDYTVIRAESAIEALKVLDEQGEVAIIISDQRMPEMLGTEFLSRTADRFPDTIRIVLTGYTDVEDLVDAINSGKVFKYITKPWKPQQLEVVVSQAAETYRILKQRTADLRRALRRESSLNAIMTAIRESLDYQNMLHTIVETIGITFEASCCLLHPIEDDHLRSYSAMYCAEEIPIGESEVDRQSELVQRVFLDRSTQLTSNHPPHLVLPISYQQELLAILSLHRSINQPMWSAEDIDLIGVVSEQAALAISQARLYRRTQQQAEQIRAELAVARQIQTNLLRQTLPTLEKLKVQACCHPAREVGGDFFEVFYHPQGDLWLAVGDVSGKGVPAALFMASAISVLRRELSQEISPEPDQVMRNLNSILSEDLMGTNCFITMVLARYTPATNQLVYANAGHIYPLVWSKQTIESNIEPTYLKVRGVPLGILPDWKAIAGSLTLKDGEIFLLTSDGITEATIQPDKALSRSMDTAGAMLRQTGLWKLLRQTGERLDLKQLLAQIQAHNAIQEDDQTILSLEVL, from the coding sequence ATGAGGCGGGAATCAAGCCCCAAGCTGAAACTATTAATCGTAGACGATGAGCCAGATAATCTCGATTTGCTTTACCGCACATTCCGTCGAGATTACACGGTGATTCGGGCAGAAAGCGCGATCGAAGCGCTCAAAGTCTTGGACGAACAGGGCGAAGTCGCAATCATCATCTCAGACCAGCGAATGCCCGAAATGCTGGGAACCGAATTTCTCAGCCGTACTGCCGATCGCTTTCCCGACACGATTCGGATTGTTCTCACGGGATATACCGATGTTGAAGATCTGGTCGATGCAATCAATTCAGGCAAAGTGTTCAAGTACATCACCAAGCCGTGGAAACCCCAACAGCTTGAAGTTGTCGTTTCACAAGCCGCAGAAACTTATCGCATTCTGAAGCAGCGAACCGCCGATCTCCGTCGTGCCCTACGCCGCGAATCTTCTCTCAACGCGATCATGACGGCAATTCGCGAATCGCTCGATTATCAAAACATGCTGCACACAATCGTTGAAACGATCGGGATTACCTTTGAAGCGAGTTGCTGCCTGTTGCATCCGATCGAAGACGATCATCTACGATCGTACTCTGCAATGTACTGTGCAGAAGAGATTCCAATCGGAGAGAGTGAAGTCGATCGTCAGTCAGAACTTGTCCAGCGCGTTTTTCTCGATCGATCAACTCAGTTGACCTCAAATCATCCCCCGCATCTCGTCCTGCCGATCAGTTATCAGCAAGAACTCCTCGCGATTCTGTCATTGCACCGATCGATCAATCAGCCCATGTGGTCAGCCGAGGACATTGATTTAATCGGAGTGGTCTCAGAGCAAGCTGCCCTGGCGATTTCTCAAGCGAGATTGTATCGTCGCACTCAACAGCAAGCCGAACAAATCCGTGCAGAATTAGCCGTAGCCCGTCAGATTCAAACCAATCTCTTGCGGCAAACGCTTCCCACGTTAGAAAAGCTCAAAGTTCAAGCATGCTGCCATCCAGCCCGTGAAGTCGGCGGCGATTTCTTTGAAGTCTTCTATCATCCTCAAGGCGATCTCTGGTTAGCGGTGGGCGATGTCTCTGGAAAAGGAGTGCCAGCCGCGCTATTTATGGCAAGTGCGATCTCAGTTCTGCGTCGAGAACTGTCACAGGAGATCTCCCCAGAACCCGATCAAGTCATGCGAAACCTGAACAGCATTCTTTCCGAGGATTTGATGGGAACTAACTGTTTCATCACAATGGTGTTAGCCCGGTATACGCCTGCTACCAATCAGCTTGTCTATGCGAATGCGGGACATATCTATCCGCTCGTCTGGTCAAAACAAACGATCGAATCGAATATTGAACCGACCTATCTCAAAGTCCGAGGTGTCCCACTTGGAATTCTGCCAGACTGGAAAGCGATCGCAGGCAGTCTTACCCTAAAGGATGGCGAAATTTTCCTGCTCACCAGTGATGGAATTACCGAGGCAACGATTCAACCGGACAAAGCATTGAGTCGATCGATGGATACGGCGGGTGCGATGTTACGACAAACTGGACTTTGGAAACTGCTCCGGCAAACCGGGGAACGCTTGGATCTCAAGCAGCTTCTGGCTCAAATTCAAGCCCACAATGCGATTCAAGAAGATGACCAGACGATTCTCTCCCTGGAGGTTTTGTGA
- a CDS encoding anti-sigma regulatory factor, serine/threonine protein kinase (similar to AA sequence:cyanobase_aa:LBDG_41050) → MRTELHIPSDLRFLTIVERWLLDSLAIELGDQVDWSSQSSRLRLALVEAYSNVVRHAHRNQPDLPVILRLELRGRDLAIEIWDHGQGFDLSTYLAPSPEAMQEHGYGWLILNRLMDRVEYQLQVNGRNCLKLQANLMSVGKLAIAE, encoded by the coding sequence ATGCGTACTGAGCTTCATATCCCCAGCGATTTAAGATTTCTCACCATTGTGGAGCGGTGGCTACTCGATAGTTTAGCGATCGAACTGGGCGATCAGGTGGATTGGTCAAGCCAGTCAAGTCGCTTACGATTAGCACTCGTGGAAGCCTACTCGAATGTCGTGAGACACGCCCATCGCAATCAGCCGGATCTGCCCGTGATTCTGCGTTTGGAATTAAGAGGTCGAGATTTAGCGATCGAGATTTGGGATCACGGTCAAGGCTTCGATCTTTCTACATATCTCGCACCTTCCCCCGAAGCAATGCAGGAACACGGCTATGGTTGGTTGATTCTGAACCGCTTGATGGATCGGGTTGAATATCAATTACAGGTCAACGGTCGCAATTGTCTGAAACTTCAGGCGAATTTGATGAGTGTAGGAAAATTAGCGATCGCTGAGTGA
- a CDS encoding adenosine/AMP deaminase (similar to AA sequence:cyanobase_aa:LBDG_05200), translated as MLLSAPIKLKKQACQDAAFRHAFVWNYAQRPASLLDRLLKSEAS; from the coding sequence ATGTTGCTGTCTGCACCGATAAAATTGAAGAAGCAGGCGTGTCAGGATGCTGCATTTCGTCATGCGTTTGTGTGGAATTATGCACAGCGTCCGGCATCGTTGCTCGATCGATTGTTGAAATCTGAAGCGAGTTAA
- a CDS encoding hypothetical protein (similar to AA sequence:cyanobase_aa:LBDG_15440) — MQFEQAFNGVTRLFLDTAPVIYYVERNVSYFAIVQCIFQRIQNHTFQAVTSPITLAECLIAPTRQGLVTLQQEFTAAIVNGENTIFQPIDAAVGQKAAEIRAKYNLKLPDALQIAIAIVAGCDVFLTNDAALKRVQELGVVIIGELVL; from the coding sequence GTGCAATTCGAGCAAGCCTTTAATGGTGTAACCCGGCTTTTCTTAGACACGGCTCCAGTCATCTACTATGTTGAACGAAATGTCAGTTACTTTGCGATCGTCCAATGTATTTTTCAACGAATTCAAAATCATACATTTCAAGCTGTAACCTCGCCGATTACGCTTGCAGAGTGTTTAATTGCTCCGACTCGCCAAGGATTAGTCACACTGCAACAGGAATTTACTGCGGCGATCGTGAACGGAGAAAACACCATTTTTCAGCCGATTGATGCAGCAGTGGGACAAAAAGCAGCAGAAATAAGAGCGAAATACAACTTGAAATTACCAGATGCTTTACAGATTGCGATCGCAATTGTAGCTGGATGTGATGTGTTTCTCACAAATGATGCTGCCTTAAAGCGAGTACAGGAGCTAGGCGTTGTAATTATCGGAGAGTTGGTGCTTTGA
- a CDS encoding hypothetical protein (conserved hypothetical protein;~similar to AA sequence:cyanobase_aa:LBDG_15430): MSPRLRQVLDEIAQLTPEERSQLVEQVQQMQTLEVQPKKSWQDLAGIAPNLLNGEDAQVWVNQLRDEWDDRDRQVRAQ; encoded by the coding sequence ATGAGTCCTCGACTACGGCAAGTCTTAGATGAAATTGCTCAACTCACACCCGAAGAACGATCGCAACTGGTCGAACAAGTTCAGCAGATGCAAACCCTTGAAGTTCAGCCGAAGAAGTCTTGGCAGGACTTAGCAGGAATCGCACCGAATCTGCTCAATGGCGAAGATGCTCAAGTATGGGTGAATCAACTTCGCGATGAATGGGACGACCGCGATCGCCAGGTTCGAGCACAATAA
- a CDS encoding hypothetical protein (similar to AA sequence:cyanobase_aa:LBDG_15010) — protein sequence MTLRILDTDHVSLFLGGHPKVIAKLNETGLNWAITVITVQEIFNGWISEINDPRLSQNPVKLYTKLWTSTEFFKSATILNFDAVAYDRYQQLLREQPELNKKRLVKDMRISAIALSIGATIATRNQRDFSLVVNLALENWVSP from the coding sequence ATGACGCTACGGATTCTTGACACTGATCACGTTTCGCTTTTTCTCGGTGGACATCCAAAAGTCATTGCGAAATTAAATGAGACCGGATTAAACTGGGCGATCACTGTCATTACGGTGCAGGAAATCTTTAATGGCTGGATTAGCGAAATCAATGATCCTCGTCTCAGTCAAAATCCTGTTAAGCTTTACACGAAGCTTTGGACATCCACAGAGTTCTTCAAATCTGCAACGATCCTGAACTTTGATGCGGTTGCTTACGATCGCTATCAGCAACTTCTACGAGAACAACCTGAACTGAACAAGAAGCGACTCGTGAAAGATATGAGAATCTCAGCGATTGCCCTTTCAATAGGAGCGACGATCGCCACCAGAAATCAGCGCGATTTCTCATTGGTTGTTAATCTGGCTTTAGAAAATTGGGTGTCTCCGTAA
- a CDS encoding hypothetical protein (conserved hypothetical protein;~similar to AA sequence:cyanobase_aa:LBDG_48380), whose translation MNLHVSPIQSSASLHILLEPQSDGQIRASVPALIDCAVSRATREEAIAAIQQLLSERLSSLEVLAVDLNPPEETEKPWMKFAGVFKNDADFAAIVKALREEREIDDDSPAYSLDDIE comes from the coding sequence ATGAATCTCCATGTTTCTCCAATTCAATCCAGTGCTTCACTTCACATTCTGCTAGAGCCACAATCCGATGGACAGATTCGGGCATCAGTTCCAGCACTAATCGATTGTGCAGTGAGTCGTGCCACTCGTGAAGAAGCGATCGCAGCAATCCAGCAACTTCTATCAGAGCGGTTGTCTAGCCTCGAAGTTCTCGCGGTTGACTTGAATCCACCTGAAGAAACCGAGAAACCTTGGATGAAATTTGCAGGCGTGTTTAAGAATGATGCTGATTTTGCAGCGATCGTTAAAGCACTCCGAGAAGAACGAGAAATCGATGATGATTCTCCTGCGTATTCTTTGGATGATATCGAATGA
- a CDS encoding hypothetical protein (similar to AA sequence:cyanobase_aa:PCC7424_1052): MSSQFEQVLYQVQQLSAREQLQLIHHLVNQNLPALSSPVSKEHDFGKIAQSHSIIGSFEDDPQFDQFLEAIAQYRRELDAELEVEQNDLNHPAA, translated from the coding sequence ATGAGTTCTCAGTTTGAACAGGTTCTTTATCAAGTCCAGCAACTCTCTGCTAGAGAGCAACTCCAACTCATCCATCACCTCGTTAATCAAAACCTTCCAGCACTGTCTAGTCCCGTCAGTAAAGAACACGATTTCGGAAAAATCGCCCAATCACATTCAATCATCGGTAGTTTTGAAGATGACCCGCAATTCGATCAATTTTTAGAAGCGATCGCTCAATATCGGCGTGAACTAGATGCCGAGTTGGAGGTAGAACAAAATGATCTTAATCACCCTGCGGCATGA
- a CDS encoding hypothetical protein (similar to AA sequence:cyanobase_aa:MAE18130) → MTLYILDTDHLSLIQRRHPIASECYKAHNPKQLFITAVTAEEQLRGRLTVVHQTSQQPTKLIAAYANLLKTLTDLQALNVLTFDEIAAQHFQRLRQAKLRIGTQDLRIASIALGHSAILVTRNRRDFLQVPDLILEDWTI, encoded by the coding sequence ATGACGCTCTACATTTTGGATACAGATCATCTCTCACTAATTCAACGTCGTCATCCGATCGCGTCTGAGTGTTACAAAGCTCACAATCCGAAACAGCTCTTCATTACGGCGGTTACTGCTGAAGAACAGTTGCGTGGGCGATTGACAGTGGTTCATCAGACGAGCCAGCAACCGACTAAATTAATTGCTGCGTATGCAAATTTGCTGAAAACCTTGACTGATCTGCAAGCGTTGAATGTCCTAACATTTGATGAAATTGCCGCACAACATTTTCAGCGTCTTCGTCAAGCTAAACTCCGTATTGGAACCCAGGATTTGAGAATCGCCTCAATTGCTTTAGGACATTCTGCAATTCTCGTGACTCGGAATCGGCGTGACTTTCTACAAGTACCTGACTTGATTCTGGAGGATTGGACGATATAG
- a CDS encoding hypothetical protein (similar to AA sequence:cyanobase_aa:PCC7424_4531): MTQEKRDVSELFYSFFSFVKPRQVRGDSVTDEWIAHVLPHSPIQELTPNLWHVTGILPSAGQAPREMVIYKLPDSTLLIHSAIALNEAGVVQLESLGIPKIMIVPNRIHRIDAKVYKQRYPELLVVAPEVAKSYVEEVVPVDAIAEELLPNYGIVCHRPVGIRPQELVYELPLPIGKALIFTDILFNLTESYLDRYVPRNKLILGWLGASGYFGITALGKRFFMTDRIAYCEWLKNLADCVPSLCVISVAHGEPITTNCVERLREAAARLS, from the coding sequence ATGACTCAAGAGAAAAGAGATGTATCGGAGCTATTCTATTCATTCTTCTCGTTCGTCAAACCTCGTCAGGTTCGAGGGGATAGCGTTACTGATGAATGGATAGCTCATGTCTTACCACACAGCCCAATTCAAGAATTAACGCCTAATCTCTGGCACGTCACAGGTATTCTGCCGAGTGCAGGGCAAGCACCGAGAGAAATGGTAATTTATAAACTGCCAGATTCGACGTTGTTGATTCACAGTGCGATCGCCCTAAATGAAGCAGGGGTAGTGCAGTTGGAATCTTTGGGAATCCCCAAAATTATGATTGTCCCTAATCGAATTCATCGAATTGATGCAAAGGTTTACAAGCAGCGTTATCCAGAATTATTAGTAGTTGCTCCAGAAGTCGCTAAATCCTATGTAGAAGAAGTCGTTCCAGTCGATGCAATTGCAGAAGAACTGTTACCGAACTACGGGATCGTTTGTCATCGACCCGTGGGGATTCGTCCACAAGAGTTAGTGTATGAATTACCGCTACCTATCGGAAAAGCACTGATTTTCACAGATATTTTGTTTAACTTAACGGAGTCCTACCTAGACAGGTATGTGCCTCGAAACAAATTAATCCTTGGTTGGCTGGGAGCAAGTGGCTATTTTGGTATCACAGCGTTAGGCAAGCGTTTTTTTATGACTGATAGAATTGCGTATTGTGAGTGGCTGAAAAATTTAGCTGATTGTGTCCCATCTCTTTGTGTGATTTCTGTTGCTCACGGTGAGCCGATTACAACAAACTGCGTTGAGCGGTTACGTGAAGCTGCTGCTCGTTTATCGTAG